One Streptomyces sp. B21-105 genomic region harbors:
- a CDS encoding IucA/IucC family protein has product MDRVDLIPPPPEPAQPPTADVAERADAYAAAPLLNCLLRELAEPLPRTPGGDGTPGGDGRTVHRLPGGLLLRVRGDRRPAEPEVHEAGTWRPLDHPGLVALTAEALRRRTGRDNPDLPAEMIDSRDAVAALLTARARAAPPADPYLRSEQSLITGHPHHPAPKARGGGPAAGWLPYAPEAHARFPLVLLGLREDAVVEEGDTGPLDALGEAPPGYRLLPAHPWQLGLAARELAPAFADGRLVRLGATGFDVWPTAAVRTVYAPERDLCLKFSLDVRITNDIRRLWRHDLLRLRRTDTAAARAFAAMDGPAAWLSDRGYRTAAFAFEALAVLVRDGLTAPVLPGATPLLAAGLVEGFDGSPPATATDPARWWEAYLTVVVPPALEAFARHGVVLEAHLQNTLVAVDADGIPVQALFRDAEGVRLLPDVERAAGWERLVYCLVVNHLCEVAAALVAHHPDYDPWPAAHRALARPDLPETAALLTAPTLPGKTNLLLRWTGADGADARYLPLPNPLATAADARRT; this is encoded by the coding sequence GTGGATCGCGTGGACCTCATCCCCCCGCCCCCCGAGCCGGCGCAGCCGCCGACCGCCGACGTCGCCGAGCGGGCCGACGCGTACGCCGCCGCGCCGCTGCTGAACTGTCTGCTGCGGGAGCTCGCCGAGCCGCTGCCCCGCACGCCGGGCGGCGACGGCACGCCGGGCGGCGACGGCAGGACGGTCCACCGGCTGCCCGGCGGCCTGCTGCTGCGCGTGCGCGGCGACCGCCGGCCCGCCGAACCCGAGGTGCACGAGGCCGGGACCTGGCGCCCGCTGGACCACCCCGGGCTCGTCGCCCTGACTGCCGAGGCGCTGCGCCGGCGCACCGGACGCGACAACCCCGACCTGCCCGCCGAGATGATCGACAGCAGGGACGCGGTGGCGGCGCTGCTCACCGCACGCGCGCGTGCCGCCCCGCCGGCCGACCCCTACCTGCGCTCCGAACAGTCCCTGATCACCGGCCACCCCCACCACCCCGCCCCCAAGGCGCGCGGCGGCGGTCCCGCGGCAGGCTGGCTGCCGTACGCCCCCGAGGCGCACGCCCGCTTCCCGCTCGTCCTGCTGGGGCTGCGCGAGGACGCCGTCGTCGAGGAGGGCGACACCGGCCCGCTGGACGCCCTCGGCGAGGCCCCGCCCGGGTACCGGTTGCTGCCCGCACACCCCTGGCAGCTCGGCCTCGCGGCCCGGGAACTCGCGCCGGCCTTCGCCGACGGCCGCCTGGTCCGGCTGGGCGCCACCGGCTTCGACGTCTGGCCGACGGCCGCCGTGCGCACCGTGTACGCACCCGAGCGCGACCTGTGCCTGAAGTTCAGCCTCGACGTGCGCATCACCAACGACATCCGCCGGCTGTGGCGTCACGACCTGCTGAGACTGCGCCGCACCGACACCGCGGCGGCCCGGGCCTTCGCGGCCATGGACGGCCCGGCGGCCTGGCTGAGCGACCGCGGCTACCGCACCGCCGCCTTCGCCTTCGAGGCGCTCGCCGTCCTGGTCCGCGACGGACTGACCGCCCCGGTGCTGCCCGGCGCGACCCCGCTGCTCGCCGCGGGCCTCGTGGAGGGCTTCGACGGCAGTCCGCCGGCCACGGCGACGGACCCGGCGAGATGGTGGGAGGCGTACCTGACGGTCGTCGTCCCGCCCGCGCTGGAGGCGTTCGCTCGCCACGGCGTCGTCCTCGAGGCGCATCTGCAGAACACGCTCGTCGCCGTCGACGCCGACGGCATTCCGGTGCAGGCCCTGTTCCGCGACGCCGAGGGCGTGAGACTCCTGCCGGACGTGGAGCGGGCGGCCGGCTGGGAGCGGCTGGTGTACTGCCTGGTGGTGAACCATCTGTGCGAGGTCGCCGCGGCCCTCGTCGCCCACCACCCCGACTACGACCCGTGGCCCGCGGCACACCGCGCCCTCGCCCGCCCCGACCTCCCCGAGACGGCGGCCCTGCTCACCGCCCCCACCCTGCCGGGCAAGACGAACCTGCTGCTGCGCTGGACCGGCGCGGACGGCGCGGACGCCCGCTATCTGCCGCTGCCCAACCCGCTCGCCACCGCCGCCGACGCCCGCCGCACATGA
- a CDS encoding IucA/IucC family siderophore biosynthesis protein yields MHRPPSVEADLAEELAVARPALGPRFAAALPGARAAVLTRLWRALAHEPLSFVAGRAGCGPRGREGLSLRLRDGRRLLGPPADPYTTAPGVTEVRLHGTAYDDPARLLAELAVPHGAGFAAELGHSVASLALSRAGQDPDDSLPTDPKEWPAQDWEWEQRVVDGHPYHPNCRARPGFSVAEQLAYGPEHRPSVRLGLLPAPAADCLVSGGWPEHLRDGVRLLIPVHPWQAAHVLGRGGPQGVAARVLGASGPGGLPAHPLMSLRTLALDDGLHVKTALSTRLTSSVRDISIGSVAASAALSAFAETLTPYAHGLLHMTRTLGAVTARSPDLAAVLRESPREYGGPGEHVVPVAALAGTELPRDSAWLVQLARLGLTVGLRMLELGVALEAHGQNLLVVLSPSGEPLRLVYRDLADIRVSPARLARHGVPLPDGLPARIVTGDVTVLRRKLFGSLVAGALAGTAGSGRALGAALESAVRDLPRTPDLVALCEEPLPAKALTLMRLSPGTPGDQWAELPNPLRWQAD; encoded by the coding sequence GTGCACCGTCCCCCCAGCGTCGAGGCCGATCTGGCCGAAGAACTGGCCGTCGCACGTCCCGCTCTCGGCCCGCGGTTCGCGGCCGCGCTGCCCGGTGCCCGGGCGGCCGTGCTGACCCGGCTGTGGCGGGCCCTCGCCCACGAGCCGCTGTCCTTCGTCGCGGGCCGTGCGGGGTGCGGTCCGCGAGGCCGGGAGGGGTTGTCGCTGCGCCTGCGGGACGGCCGCCGTCTGCTCGGCCCGCCCGCGGACCCGTACACGACGGCCCCCGGGGTGACGGAGGTGCGTCTGCACGGCACGGCGTACGACGACCCCGCCCGGCTGCTGGCGGAGCTGGCCGTTCCGCACGGTGCCGGCTTCGCCGCCGAACTCGGCCACAGCGTCGCCTCGTTGGCGCTGTCCCGGGCCGGCCAGGACCCCGACGACAGCTTGCCGACGGACCCGAAGGAGTGGCCGGCGCAGGACTGGGAGTGGGAGCAGCGCGTCGTCGACGGGCATCCGTACCACCCCAACTGCCGTGCGCGGCCCGGCTTCTCGGTGGCCGAGCAGCTGGCGTACGGGCCCGAGCACCGGCCGTCGGTGCGGCTGGGGCTGCTGCCTGCGCCCGCCGCCGACTGCCTGGTGTCGGGCGGGTGGCCGGAGCATCTGCGGGACGGCGTGCGGCTGTTGATCCCGGTGCATCCGTGGCAGGCGGCGCATGTCCTCGGCCGGGGCGGCCCGCAGGGGGTCGCGGCGCGGGTGCTCGGCGCAAGCGGTCCGGGGGGGCTCCCGGCGCATCCGCTGATGTCTCTGCGCACGCTCGCCCTCGACGACGGCCTGCACGTCAAGACCGCGTTGAGCACCCGGCTGACGTCCTCGGTGCGGGACATCTCCATCGGCTCGGTGGCCGCCTCCGCGGCCCTGTCGGCGTTCGCGGAGACCCTGACGCCGTACGCGCACGGCCTGTTGCACATGACCCGGACGCTGGGCGCCGTGACCGCCCGTTCGCCGGACCTGGCGGCCGTGCTGCGCGAGTCGCCTCGGGAGTACGGGGGGCCGGGCGAGCACGTCGTCCCGGTGGCCGCCCTGGCCGGCACCGAACTGCCCCGCGACAGCGCCTGGTTGGTCCAGCTGGCACGGCTCGGGCTCACTGTGGGCCTGCGCATGCTGGAGCTGGGCGTGGCGTTGGAGGCGCACGGCCAGAACCTGCTGGTCGTGCTGTCGCCGTCGGGCGAGCCGCTGCGCCTGGTCTACCGCGACCTGGCCGACATCCGGGTCAGTCCGGCGCGGCTGGCCCGGCACGGCGTCCCGCTGCCCGACGGCCTGCCCGCACGGATCGTCACGGGCGACGTGACGGTGCTGCGGCGCAAGCTGTTCGGCTCGCTGGTGGCGGGTGCGCTGGCGGGGACGGCCGGGAGCGGCCGGGCGCTGGGCGCGGCCCTGGAGAGCGCGGTGCGGGATCTGCCGCGCACCCCCGACCTCGTGGCGCTGTGCGAGGAACCGCTGCCCGCGAAGGCGCTGACGCTGATGCGGCTGTCGCCGGGGACGCCCGGCGACCAGTGGGCCGAGCTGCCCAACCCGTTGCGGTGGCAGGCGGACTGA
- a CDS encoding hemerythrin domain-containing protein — protein sequence MASPDSAARRELVARVGVELVQRTAIEREYLYPAVIEHVPGGSQWAARGLAEHAGIEEIVRALQGPAPDQEVFGRLVLDLVTRLTDHLRE from the coding sequence TTGGCCTCGCCCGACAGCGCCGCACGGCGGGAACTCGTCGCACGCGTGGGCGTCGAGCTCGTGCAGCGCACGGCGATCGAGAGGGAGTACCTGTATCCGGCGGTGATCGAGCACGTGCCCGGAGGGTCGCAGTGGGCGGCGCGGGGACTCGCGGAGCACGCCGGGATCGAAGAGATCGTCCGGGCGCTTCAGGGCCCGGCACCGGACCAGGAAGTCTTCGGCCGGCTGGTCCTGGACCTCGTCACCCGCCTTACCGATCACCTGCGTGAATAA
- a CDS encoding winged helix-turn-helix transcriptional regulator: protein MSPRRSYDQYCSAARALDVVGDRWTLLIVRELLAGPRRYTDLHADLPGVSTDVLASRLKDMERDGLATRRRMPPPGAAYVYELTGRGVELLPVLQALGAWGEGELGERRPTDALRAHWFALPLLRGLRHAGVDEGLVEVRLEEGAFHLHVGEADGPVYGDGRAPREPGALLALDAGTAAAVARGELGVPDAVRAGRIEVTGEGAPAKALRTA, encoded by the coding sequence ATGTCACCTCGCCGAAGCTACGACCAGTACTGTTCCGCCGCGCGCGCCCTCGACGTCGTCGGCGACCGCTGGACCCTGCTGATCGTCCGGGAGTTGCTCGCCGGCCCGCGCCGGTACACGGACCTGCACGCCGACCTGCCGGGCGTCAGCACGGACGTGCTCGCCTCACGGCTGAAGGACATGGAGCGGGACGGACTCGCCACCCGGCGCAGGATGCCCCCGCCGGGAGCGGCGTACGTCTACGAACTCACCGGCCGCGGCGTGGAGTTGCTGCCGGTGCTGCAGGCCCTGGGGGCGTGGGGGGAGGGCGAGCTGGGCGAGCGGCGGCCCACCGACGCCCTGCGCGCCCACTGGTTCGCGCTGCCGCTGCTGCGCGGCCTGCGGCACGCCGGGGTGGACGAGGGGCTGGTCGAAGTGCGGTTGGAGGAGGGCGCGTTCCACCTCCACGTCGGGGAGGCCGACGGGCCGGTCTACGGCGACGGCCGCGCCCCCCGGGAGCCCGGCGCCCTGCTCGCGCTGGACGCCGGCACCGCCGCGGCCGTCGCCCGGGGGGAGCTGGGCGTGCCGGACGCGGTGCGCGCCGGCCGGATCGAGGTGACCGGCGAGGGCGCGCCGGCGAAGGCGCTGCGGACGGCATGA
- a CDS encoding SDR family oxidoreductase, whose translation MEGSVPVAQTVVITGASGGIGRACARAFARRGARIGLLARGVTGLEATGREVEEAGGKALVVPTDVADHTRVEAAADAVEEEFGPIDVWVNVAFASVFAPFTDISPQEFRRVTEVTYLGYVHGTRAALARMLPRDAGTIVQVGSALGDRSIPLQSPYCGAKHAVNGFTSSVRTELLHRKSDVRITVVQMPGVNTPQFSWVLSRLPRHPRPVPPVYQPEIAARSVVYAADHPRRKQYYVGSSTVATVLANKVAAGLLDRYLARTAFDSQQTDRSVPDNRPNNLWQPLDAEGGHDFGAHGIFDSEAHGRAPQVWLSRHARVAWCAAGGALTAAALYASASTERRKAVIGPLWAGYGRTR comes from the coding sequence ATGGAAGGGAGCGTTCCCGTGGCTCAGACCGTCGTCATCACCGGAGCGAGCGGAGGCATCGGCCGTGCCTGTGCCCGTGCCTTCGCCCGCCGTGGCGCGCGCATCGGACTGCTGGCCCGGGGCGTCACCGGGCTGGAAGCCACCGGACGTGAGGTGGAGGAGGCCGGCGGCAAGGCGCTGGTGGTGCCCACCGACGTCGCCGACCACACCCGGGTCGAGGCCGCCGCCGACGCCGTCGAGGAGGAGTTCGGACCGATCGACGTGTGGGTCAACGTCGCCTTCGCCTCGGTCTTCGCCCCGTTCACCGACATCTCGCCGCAGGAGTTCCGGCGGGTGACCGAGGTGACCTACCTCGGCTACGTGCACGGGACGCGGGCGGCGCTGGCGCGGATGCTGCCCCGCGACGCCGGCACGATCGTGCAGGTCGGCTCCGCCCTGGGTGATCGCTCCATCCCCCTGCAGTCGCCGTACTGCGGCGCCAAGCACGCCGTGAACGGATTCACCTCCTCCGTGCGCACCGAGCTGCTGCACCGCAAGAGCGACGTCCGGATCACGGTCGTCCAGATGCCCGGTGTGAACACACCCCAGTTCTCGTGGGTCCTGTCCCGGCTGCCGAGGCATCCGCGCCCGGTGCCGCCCGTCTACCAGCCCGAGATCGCGGCGCGGTCCGTCGTGTACGCGGCCGACCACCCGCGACGCAAGCAGTACTACGTGGGGAGCTCCACCGTCGCCACCGTCCTGGCCAACAAGGTCGCCGCCGGTCTGCTGGACCGCTACCTGGCCCGAACCGCGTTCGACTCCCAGCAGACCGACCGGAGCGTCCCGGACAACCGTCCGAACAACCTGTGGCAGCCCCTGGACGCCGAGGGCGGCCACGATTTCGGCGCCCACGGCATCTTCGACTCCGAGGCACACGGACGTGCCCCCCAGGTCTGGCTCTCCCGGCACGCGCGCGTCGCCTGGTGCGCGGCGGGCGGTGCGCTGACCGCGGCCGCCCTGTACGCGAGCGCGAGCACCGAGCGGCGCAAGGCCGTCATCGGCCCGCTCTGGGCCGGGTACGGCCGTACCCGGTAG
- a CDS encoding VWA domain-containing protein: MIRTQRLAAGVCALLAALAAGIAFPAGATADETTAAAPKVDLVLDVSGSMRTKDMDGGTRMAAAKQAFNEVLDATPENVLLGIRTLGADYPGDDRKTGCKDTAQLYPVGPLDRTEAKTAVATLSPTGWTPIGPALLKAAEDLEGGTGSKRIVLISDGEDTCPPLDPCEVAREIAAKGIGLTIDTLGLVPNVKMRQQLSCIAEATGGTYTSVEHTDELTDRVNQLVDRAADPVVTPVAVQGADSCAKAPTLKSGLYTDREEFGRERWYRVDVEPGKELRASVSVSADRAVNPDYGVLLRAVTVHGREIVRGEAAGIGRTDVISTGLRYPKAESDDDAPAETVCVQVTHSYSAAAGVKTTPGMPLELTVDVVDGPSQASDVAAFGLGRGWWLLGVLVLVGFLAGVLWGWASRWRVAIWRTN, from the coding sequence ATGATCAGAACACAACGGCTGGCGGCGGGCGTCTGCGCCCTGCTCGCCGCGCTCGCGGCCGGGATCGCGTTCCCGGCCGGGGCGACAGCCGACGAGACCACCGCCGCCGCACCCAAGGTCGACCTGGTCCTCGACGTCAGCGGTTCGATGCGGACGAAGGACATGGACGGCGGGACGCGGATGGCCGCGGCCAAGCAGGCGTTCAACGAGGTGCTGGACGCGACCCCGGAGAACGTCCTCCTCGGCATCCGCACCCTCGGCGCCGACTACCCGGGCGACGACCGCAAGACGGGCTGCAAGGACACCGCGCAGCTCTACCCGGTCGGCCCGCTGGACCGGACGGAGGCGAAGACGGCGGTGGCGACGCTGTCGCCGACCGGCTGGACGCCGATCGGTCCCGCCCTGCTGAAGGCGGCCGAGGACCTCGAGGGCGGCACCGGCTCCAAGCGCATCGTGCTGATCAGCGACGGCGAGGACACCTGTCCTCCGCTCGACCCGTGCGAGGTCGCCCGCGAGATCGCCGCCAAGGGCATCGGCCTGACCATCGACACCCTCGGCCTGGTGCCGAACGTCAAGATGCGCCAGCAGCTCAGCTGCATCGCGGAGGCGACCGGCGGCACCTACACCTCGGTGGAGCACACCGACGAACTCACCGACCGGGTGAACCAGTTGGTCGACCGGGCCGCGGACCCCGTGGTCACTCCGGTGGCCGTCCAGGGCGCGGACTCCTGCGCCAAGGCGCCCACGCTGAAGTCGGGTCTGTACACCGACCGCGAGGAGTTCGGCCGGGAGCGCTGGTACCGGGTCGACGTCGAGCCGGGCAAGGAGCTGCGCGCCTCGGTGAGCGTGTCGGCGGACCGGGCCGTGAACCCCGACTACGGGGTGCTGCTGCGGGCGGTCACCGTGCACGGCCGGGAGATCGTGCGCGGTGAGGCCGCGGGCATCGGCCGGACCGACGTCATCTCGACGGGTCTGCGCTATCCGAAGGCGGAGAGCGACGACGACGCTCCGGCCGAGACGGTGTGCGTCCAGGTGACCCATTCCTACTCGGCGGCGGCCGGCGTGAAGACCACGCCGGGCATGCCGCTGGAGCTGACCGTGGACGTCGTCGACGGCCCGTCGCAGGCGAGCGACGTGGCCGCCTTCGGTCTCGGCCGGGGCTGGTGGCTGCTGGGCGTCCTGGTGCTGGTCGGCTTCCTCGCGGGTGTGCTGTGGGGCTGGGCGTCTCGCTGGCGGGTCGCGATCTGGAGGACCAACTGA
- a CDS encoding pyridoxal phosphate-dependent aminotransferase has translation MEFRQSNKLSEVCYEIRGPVIEHADALEAAGHSVLRLNTGNPALFGFEAPEEILQDMIRMLPQAHGYTDSRGVLSARRAVAGRYQTLGLEVGVDDVFLGNGISELISMAVQALVEDGDEILIPAPDFPLWTAVTTLAGGKAVHYLCDEQADWYPDLDDMASKITDRTKAVVIINPNNPTGAVYPKEILEGILGLARRHGLMVFADEIYDRILYDDAEHHSVAALAPDLVVLTFCGLSKTYRVAGFRSGWLVVTGPKQHARNYLEGLTMLASMRLCANAPAQYAIQAALGGRQSIHELTAPGGRLHEQRTVAWEKLNEIPGVSCVKPKGSLYAFPRLDPKVHKIHDDEKFVLDLLLREKIQVVQGTGFNWPAPDHFRILTLPHADDLEAAIGRIGRFLSGYRQ, from the coding sequence ATGGAGTTCCGGCAGTCGAACAAGTTGAGCGAGGTCTGCTACGAGATCCGTGGCCCGGTCATCGAGCACGCGGACGCCCTGGAGGCGGCGGGCCACAGCGTGCTGCGCCTGAACACCGGCAACCCCGCCCTCTTCGGGTTCGAGGCGCCGGAGGAGATCCTCCAGGACATGATCCGGATGCTGCCGCAGGCGCACGGCTACACCGACTCACGCGGTGTCCTGTCGGCCCGCCGCGCGGTGGCGGGGCGCTACCAGACGCTGGGCCTGGAGGTCGGCGTCGACGACGTCTTCCTCGGCAACGGCATCTCCGAGCTGATCTCCATGGCCGTACAGGCGCTGGTGGAGGACGGCGACGAGATCCTCATCCCGGCCCCCGACTTCCCCCTCTGGACGGCCGTCACCACGCTCGCCGGCGGCAAGGCGGTCCACTACCTCTGCGACGAACAGGCCGACTGGTACCCGGACCTGGACGACATGGCGTCGAAGATCACCGACCGCACCAAGGCCGTCGTCATCATCAATCCCAACAACCCCACCGGCGCGGTCTACCCGAAGGAGATCCTCGAGGGCATCCTCGGCCTCGCCCGCCGGCACGGCCTGATGGTCTTCGCCGACGAGATCTACGACCGGATCCTGTACGACGACGCCGAGCACCACTCGGTCGCCGCTCTCGCCCCCGACCTGGTCGTGCTGACGTTCTGCGGGCTGTCGAAGACGTACCGGGTGGCCGGCTTCCGGTCGGGCTGGCTGGTGGTCACCGGCCCGAAACAGCACGCCAGAAACTATCTGGAGGGCCTGACCATGCTGGCCTCCATGCGGCTGTGCGCCAACGCGCCCGCCCAGTACGCCATCCAGGCCGCGCTCGGCGGCCGCCAGTCCATCCACGAGCTGACCGCGCCCGGCGGCCGCCTGCACGAACAGCGCACGGTGGCCTGGGAGAAGCTCAACGAGATCCCCGGCGTGTCCTGCGTCAAGCCGAAGGGGTCGCTGTACGCGTTCCCCCGTCTGGACCCCAAGGTGCACAAGATCCACGACGACGAGAAGTTCGTCCTGGACCTGCTGCTGCGGGAGAAGATCCAGGTCGTCCAGGGCACCGGCTTCAACTGGCCGGCCCCCGACCACTTCCGCATCCTCACCCTCCCCCACGCCGACGATCTGGAGGCCGCCATCGGCCGGATCGGACGCTTCCTGAGCGGATACCGGCAGTAG
- a CDS encoding glycoside hydrolase family 15 protein, which translates to MPVGRRRCGAGPGPEPLRHYALLADGERGVIVGPHGDFAWMCAPRWHSDAVFSTLIGGSGVYTVTPVARCVWGGHYEEGSLIWRSRWVTDDGVVECREALAFPGDPHTAVILRRVIAREGAARVSVVLAPAAGFGRHPLRDVTRHDDHTWTGTAGDLRLRWSGWPTARPADPPGLMTELTVEAEDHHDLVLEISDRPLSGRPPDPVAAWRSTEAAWRGEAPGLDHAIARRDARQAYTVLRGLTGSTGGMVAATTTSLPERAEEGRNYDYRYAWIRDLSYAGQAAAAAGGETVLDGAVRFVAARLHEDGPRLAPAYTVDGGRIPDQRSLDLPGYPGGFDRVGNQVNEQFQLDGFGEALLLLASAARRDRLDADAWRAAEIAADAIARRHHQPDAGVWELSPRNWAHSRLTCAAGLRAVAGADTASPHAGEWVALADRLVADTAAHCLHPTGRWQRSPEDPGLDGALLLPPLRGALPADDPRTVATLRAYTEELTDDHFAYRFRHDERPLEAAEGAFLLCGFVMALAEHQQGREVAAHRWFERNRAACGPAGLYSEEYDVPQRQMRGNLPQAFVHALMLECSVRLARPWSGP; encoded by the coding sequence ATGCCAGTCGGTCGGCGCCGGTGCGGGGCGGGGCCCGGGCCGGAGCCGCTGCGTCACTACGCGTTGCTGGCCGACGGCGAGCGGGGCGTCATCGTCGGACCGCACGGTGACTTCGCATGGATGTGCGCGCCCCGGTGGCATTCCGACGCCGTCTTCTCGACGCTCATCGGGGGCAGCGGCGTGTACACGGTCACCCCGGTGGCCCGCTGTGTGTGGGGTGGCCACTACGAGGAAGGGTCGCTGATCTGGCGCAGCCGCTGGGTCACCGACGACGGTGTCGTGGAGTGCCGTGAGGCGCTCGCCTTCCCGGGTGATCCGCACACCGCGGTGATCTTGAGGCGGGTCATCGCCCGCGAGGGCGCCGCCCGGGTGTCCGTGGTGCTGGCGCCGGCCGCCGGGTTCGGCCGCCACCCGTTGCGCGACGTGACCCGCCACGACGATCACACCTGGACCGGGACAGCGGGCGATCTGCGCCTGCGCTGGTCGGGCTGGCCGACGGCCCGTCCCGCCGACCCGCCGGGGCTGATGACGGAGCTGACCGTCGAGGCCGAAGACCATCACGATCTGGTGCTCGAAATCAGCGACAGGCCCCTGAGCGGCCGGCCGCCCGACCCGGTGGCCGCCTGGCGCTCGACCGAGGCTGCGTGGCGCGGGGAGGCGCCCGGTCTGGACCATGCCATCGCGCGCCGGGACGCCCGCCAGGCGTACACCGTGCTGCGGGGGCTGACCGGCTCGACCGGGGGCATGGTCGCGGCCACGACGACCAGCCTTCCCGAGCGGGCCGAGGAGGGCCGCAACTACGACTACCGCTACGCGTGGATCCGGGACCTGAGCTACGCGGGCCAGGCAGCGGCCGCTGCGGGCGGGGAGACGGTGCTGGACGGTGCGGTGCGTTTCGTCGCGGCGCGTCTGCACGAGGACGGCCCGCGCCTCGCGCCCGCCTACACGGTCGACGGCGGCCGGATCCCCGACCAGCGCTCGCTGGATCTGCCGGGCTACCCGGGAGGCTTCGACCGGGTGGGCAACCAGGTCAACGAACAGTTCCAGCTCGACGGGTTCGGCGAGGCGCTGCTGCTGCTGGCCTCGGCGGCCCGCCGGGACCGGCTGGACGCGGACGCATGGCGGGCCGCGGAAATCGCCGCCGACGCGATCGCCCGGCGCCACCACCAGCCTGACGCCGGTGTCTGGGAACTCTCGCCCCGCAACTGGGCCCACAGCCGGCTGACGTGTGCCGCCGGGCTGCGGGCCGTCGCCGGCGCCGACACGGCGTCGCCGCACGCCGGCGAATGGGTGGCGCTCGCCGACCGGCTGGTCGCCGACACCGCCGCTCACTGCCTGCATCCCACGGGCCGCTGGCAGCGCTCCCCCGAGGACCCGGGCCTGGACGGCGCGCTGCTGCTGCCGCCGCTGCGCGGGGCCCTGCCCGCCGACGATCCCCGGACCGTCGCCACGCTGCGCGCCTACACCGAGGAGCTGACCGACGATCATTTCGCCTACCGTTTCCGCCATGACGAGCGGCCGCTCGAGGCGGCCGAGGGGGCCTTTCTGCTGTGCGGCTTCGTGATGGCGCTCGCGGAACACCAACAGGGGCGGGAAGTAGCCGCACACCGCTGGTTCGAACGCAATCGCGCGGCCTGCGGCCCTGCCGGGCTCTACTCGGAGGAGTACGACGTCCCTCAGCGGCAGATGCGCGGGAACCTCCCCCAGGCTTTCGTGCACGCGCTGATGCTGGAGTGCTCGGTCCGCCTGGCCCGGCCCTGGTCCGGGCCCTGA